A genome region from Deltaproteobacteria bacterium includes the following:
- a CDS encoding cobalamin B12-binding domain-containing protein, with amino-acid sequence MAEGRSGFKKIMLISPPLRFGLLSARSMTPPLGLLYVASNVRDLADVVVLDAFAEGFDTIRTHDARTQVSGMEDCDILRRIEECRPDIVGISCLFSISFPVAARLFREIRRRFPEIITVAGGGHVSCLPEIVMEENPAIDYIVIGEGEKSFRDLIVCLDNGHRPAEVDGVAYRLGGQVIVNKKEVFLGKLDELPRPSWDLVPVESYRSNCLLLQYMMPGAGPHGLLQFSRGCPHGCLFCATTRFWGSRHRQRDVRLVLDEMEELVGRYGFRSLSFVDDNFMINKRRAIELMEGMIERRINVPWFPMGLDFEHLDEETLSLMWRSGCRSLCLSLESGSTTIISRYMQKPHDLEKARRIIESAQKMGFRFLLNFMVGFPEETRNTLQETFDYIKTLSGGVFQFNMVSPFAGTALERECRETGSLSGDFDYTELSHTRSFIKTRDFTPNELTRHVQRKQLLLLLYLFFRHPLGGVKSSLPLLKSSFVAREFLRLSWVRVIGRV; translated from the coding sequence ATGGCAGAAGGCCGATCCGGATTTAAAAAGATAATGCTCATATCGCCGCCGCTCAGGTTCGGCCTCTTAAGCGCCCGCTCCATGACGCCCCCCCTGGGCCTGCTTTACGTGGCCTCCAACGTGCGCGATCTTGCTGACGTGGTTGTGCTGGACGCCTTTGCGGAAGGTTTCGACACCATAAGAACCCATGACGCCCGAACCCAGGTGAGCGGCATGGAGGATTGCGACATATTGCGGCGGATAGAGGAATGCAGGCCAGACATCGTGGGCATTTCATGCCTTTTTTCCATAAGCTTTCCTGTTGCGGCGAGGCTTTTCAGGGAAATCCGCCGAAGGTTTCCAGAAATCATAACTGTCGCCGGAGGTGGGCATGTTTCCTGCCTGCCGGAGATCGTTATGGAAGAAAACCCGGCCATCGATTACATCGTCATCGGCGAGGGGGAGAAATCCTTTCGGGACCTCATCGTTTGCCTTGATAACGGCCATAGGCCCGCTGAAGTTGACGGGGTCGCCTATCGCCTTGGAGGGCAGGTGATCGTCAATAAAAAGGAGGTTTTTCTCGGTAAGCTGGATGAGCTTCCAAGGCCGTCATGGGACCTTGTTCCGGTTGAGTCATACAGGAGCAACTGCCTCCTTCTTCAGTACATGATGCCCGGAGCAGGCCCCCACGGCCTGCTGCAGTTTTCAAGGGGATGCCCTCACGGCTGCCTTTTCTGCGCCACCACCCGCTTTTGGGGGAGCAGACATCGGCAGCGCGATGTCCGGTTGGTCCTGGACGAGATGGAAGAACTGGTCGGGCGATACGGTTTTCGCAGCCTCTCTTTTGTGGACGACAATTTCATGATCAACAAGCGCCGGGCGATTGAGCTCATGGAAGGAATGATCGAGCGGCGGATAAACGTTCCCTGGTTTCCGATGGGGCTCGACTTCGAACACCTGGACGAGGAAACCCTTTCGCTTATGTGGCGTAGCGGCTGCCGCTCCCTGTGTCTTTCCCTCGAAAGCGGAAGCACTACCATTATCTCCCGCTATATGCAAAAACCTCATGATCTCGAAAAAGCCCGCAGAATTATCGAAAGCGCCCAAAAAATGGGGTTCCGGTTTTTGCTGAACTTCATGGTGGGTTTTCCCGAAGAAACCAGGAATACCTTGCAAGAGACTTTCGACTACATCAAAACTCTGTCAGGCGGCGTTTTCCAGTTCAACATGGTGTCGCCCTTCGCGGGTACGGCGCTTGAAAGGGAGTGCAGGGAAACGGGGTCGCTTTCCGGGGATTTTGATTATACCGAGCTAAGCCACACAAGAAGTTTCATAAAGACCAGGGACTTTACTCCCAACGAGCTTACCCGTCACGTGCAAAGAAAACAGCTTCTCCTGTTGCTTTACCTGTTTTTTAGGCACCCCCTTGGAGGAGTGAAAAGCTCCCTGCCCCTTTTAAAAAGCTCCTTCGTGGCCAGGGAATTTTTACGGCTTTCATGGGTTAGGGTCATTGGCAGGGTCTGA
- a CDS encoding PQQ-binding-like beta-propeller repeat protein, producing the protein MGAMIKRLDRMLFPFFSAWAVVAYMHAIQTIYVFWKLPYNFAIWLFFAPVLLAEYFCSGRFRLMHSQKAKETIRSGILFPAFLANSFFWLVFFSGWVVFVGYFSRFNPAFQLYGTYFFALTLALWTSMAWMAIAGIAAWLIFYLYFTVKRGRFRIAASVIPYFFLTLCFFAHQWYLGGPGRFPAEKVAAQPGVVKLFDSVELQAAMDRDPMLRGRVLRPEWERFESKETIRAVPNARSIWVNDAQDTLFLTYGVTYVQQLTYPMLVRKDLLTGEIRYVLTDSNVRQTWYTEDSVFLAPWHDHHIYELDAKDLSIKRVIESQVRLLPILWEPMSVIKDIASERIVVATEFYPALLLYDLETGNLLHGRNLSAEGYMGRGDTAWCPVQSKKTGKMYFILTPGKADLIEVDPDNLEILRTLDLGWTLGTALALDEESGTLYFQSGVYNSLYAVDLKTFTVRRTYRGAVHARRLRLDLKRNAIYILDYSGGRLIALDLASGERAWELRMGGRPHGICIKGDTAWVHSMAGAFRVDLAAQWAGVSAKR; encoded by the coding sequence TTGGGCGCGATGATCAAGCGGCTGGACAGGATGCTGTTTCCCTTTTTTTCCGCCTGGGCCGTCGTGGCCTACATGCACGCGATCCAGACCATTTACGTGTTCTGGAAACTGCCGTACAATTTTGCGATCTGGCTTTTTTTCGCCCCGGTTCTCCTGGCCGAGTACTTCTGTTCGGGCCGTTTCAGGCTCATGCATTCGCAAAAGGCTAAGGAAACCATCCGCTCAGGCATACTTTTCCCGGCCTTTCTGGCAAACTCCTTCTTCTGGCTTGTTTTTTTTTCCGGCTGGGTCGTCTTCGTGGGCTACTTCAGCCGGTTCAATCCCGCATTTCAACTTTACGGTACCTATTTTTTCGCGCTAACCCTGGCCTTGTGGACTTCAATGGCATGGATGGCCATTGCCGGAATCGCCGCATGGCTTATTTTTTACCTTTATTTCACGGTGAAAAGGGGGCGGTTTCGCATAGCCGCGAGCGTGATTCCGTATTTTTTCCTCACGCTGTGTTTTTTCGCCCACCAGTGGTACCTTGGCGGCCCCGGTCGTTTTCCGGCTGAAAAGGTCGCGGCCCAGCCCGGAGTGGTCAAGTTGTTCGATTCGGTCGAACTGCAGGCCGCCATGGACCGTGATCCCATGCTGCGCGGGCGGGTGCTGCGGCCCGAATGGGAAAGGTTTGAATCGAAGGAAACCATAAGGGCGGTTCCCAACGCCAGAAGCATATGGGTGAACGATGCCCAGGATACGCTTTTCCTCACCTACGGCGTTACCTACGTACAGCAGCTTACCTATCCCATGCTTGTGCGCAAGGACCTTTTGACGGGTGAAATCAGATACGTCCTCACGGATTCCAACGTGCGCCAGACATGGTACACCGAAGACTCCGTTTTTCTCGCCCCCTGGCACGACCATCACATCTACGAGCTTGACGCAAAAGATCTGTCCATCAAAAGGGTGATTGAAAGCCAGGTCCGCCTGCTCCCCATCCTGTGGGAGCCCATGAGCGTCATAAAGGACATCGCCTCTGAACGCATAGTGGTGGCCACGGAGTTTTACCCGGCCCTCCTTTTATACGACCTTGAAACAGGGAATCTCCTGCACGGAAGAAACCTTTCCGCAGAGGGGTACATGGGCAGGGGCGATACTGCGTGGTGCCCGGTTCAATCCAAAAAAACCGGAAAGATGTATTTCATCCTCACTCCGGGCAAGGCGGACCTCATCGAGGTTGACCCGGACAACCTTGAGATTTTGCGGACCCTTGACCTTGGCTGGACCCTGGGGACCGCTCTTGCCTTGGACGAGGAAAGCGGGACCTTGTATTTTCAGTCCGGGGTTTACAATTCCCTCTATGCCGTTGATCTTAAAACCTTTACGGTGAGGCGCACCTACAGGGGGGCGGTCCACGCAAGAAGGCTGCGCCTCGATTTAAAGCGTAACGCGATTTACATACTCGATTATTCCGGCGGACGCCTCATCGCCCTTGACCTCGCTTCAGGAGAGCGCGCATGGGAACTCAGGATGGGGGGGCGTCCGCACGGGATATGTATCAAAGGCGATACCGCTTGGGTCCACTCCATGGCCGGGGCCTTCCGGGTTGACCTCGCCGCTCAATGGGCAGGGGTTTCCGCCAAGCGTTGA
- a CDS encoding protein-L-isoaspartate(D-aspartate) O-methyltransferase: MNLDSLRERMVTEQIRMRGVSDPAVLAAMRKIPRHLFVREDFRDEAYEDHPLPIGEGQTISQPFIVAEMTQALSLTPRDRVLEIGTGSGYQTAILAEIARRVYTIERVEPLHAEAKSLLSELGYLNISFRCGDGTLGWPEEAPFDAILVTAGSPSVPSALKAQLAKGGRMVIPVGDEGLQNLMLLVKDDNGFREYDLGGCRFVPLVGKQGWRE; this comes from the coding sequence ATGAACCTCGATTCCCTGCGCGAACGGATGGTGACGGAGCAGATCAGGATGCGGGGCGTATCTGATCCCGCCGTGCTTGCGGCCATGCGCAAAATTCCGCGCCACTTGTTCGTGAGAGAGGATTTCAGGGACGAGGCTTACGAGGATCACCCCCTGCCCATCGGGGAGGGCCAGACCATCTCCCAGCCCTTCATCGTGGCGGAAATGACCCAGGCTTTAAGCCTCACCCCAAGAGACCGGGTGCTGGAAATAGGCACGGGCTCAGGCTACCAGACCGCCATTTTGGCGGAGATAGCCAGGAGGGTTTACACAATTGAACGGGTGGAGCCCCTCCATGCAGAGGCAAAATCCCTGCTTTCCGAGCTTGGATACTTGAACATCAGTTTCCGGTGCGGAGATGGAACCCTTGGCTGGCCTGAGGAAGCGCCCTTTGACGCCATTCTGGTTACGGCGGGCTCGCCTTCGGTTCCGTCCGCGCTCAAGGCCCAGCTCGCCAAGGGAGGGCGCATGGTGATACCGGTCGGGGACGAGGGGCTTCAAAATCTCATGCTTCTGGTAAAAGACGACAACGGGTTCAGGGAATACGACCTTGGCGGGTGCAGGTTCGTTCCCCTGGTGGGAAAGCAGGGATGGCGCGAGTGA
- a CDS encoding class I SAM-dependent methyltransferase, whose translation MAHRVCPPIIGYVLLNPLRKLIENPERMFSPHVLPGMTVLEPGCGMGYFTLPLARLVGPEGRVITVDIQPKMLSVLEKRAKKAGLSQRIETRCVAPGSLGIADLKNSVDFAAAIHMVHEMPDQAALFCEIYGALKPGGRMFVKEPGGHVKLAEFEKTLEIAGKAGFSTEPAFSDLSKRRLLLIKPPEA comes from the coding sequence ATGGCCCACAGGGTATGCCCCCCCATCATCGGCTACGTTCTGCTCAATCCCTTGCGCAAATTGATAGAAAACCCGGAACGCATGTTCTCCCCCCACGTTCTTCCGGGAATGACGGTTCTGGAGCCGGGCTGCGGCATGGGCTACTTCACCCTTCCGCTGGCAAGGCTGGTGGGGCCCGAAGGAAGGGTGATCACCGTTGACATTCAGCCCAAAATGCTCTCCGTTCTGGAAAAAAGGGCGAAAAAGGCGGGGCTTTCCCAAAGGATAGAAACAAGGTGCGTGGCCCCAGGAAGCCTTGGCATAGCCGATCTCAAAAACTCGGTGGACTTTGCTGCGGCCATCCACATGGTTCACGAAATGCCGGATCAGGCGGCGCTTTTTTGCGAGATATACGGCGCGCTTAAGCCTGGCGGAAGAATGTTCGTGAAGGAGCCGGGCGGCCACGTGAAGTTGGCCGAGTTTGAAAAAACGCTGGAAATTGCAGGCAAGGCGGGTTTTTCAACGGAACCGGCTTTTTCGGATTTGTCAAAAAGACGGCTTCTTCTTATAAAGCCCCCAGAAGCCTGA
- the orn gene encoding oligoribonuclease — MDDYLVWMDLEMTGLNPDTAVIVEIATLITDKDANLVAEGPVIAISHPPEVIAAMDSWSREHHEQSGLLARMLASKIDNAEAERLTLAFVSAHVKEKTVPLCGNSIWQDRRFLVKYMPALNEYLHYRMVDVSTIKELVKRWYPNLPRYEKNNAHTALSDIMESIGELKFYRQRLFVKPEDLQKV, encoded by the coding sequence ATGGACGACTATTTGGTCTGGATGGACCTTGAAATGACGGGCTTAAACCCGGATACGGCGGTGATCGTCGAAATAGCCACCCTGATTACGGACAAGGACGCAAACCTTGTGGCAGAAGGGCCGGTGATCGCCATCAGCCATCCCCCGGAAGTGATCGCGGCCATGGATTCCTGGAGCCGGGAGCATCACGAACAGTCCGGCCTTCTGGCCCGGATGCTGGCCTCGAAAATTGATAACGCAGAGGCCGAAAGGTTGACGCTCGCCTTCGTGTCGGCCCACGTGAAGGAAAAGACGGTGCCCCTGTGCGGCAACTCAATATGGCAGGACCGTCGCTTCCTGGTGAAATACATGCCCGCTTTAAACGAGTATCTTCATTACAGGATGGTGGATGTCTCCACCATAAAGGAGCTTGTGAAGCGCTGGTATCCGAATCTTCCCCGCTACGAGAAGAATAACGCCCACACCGCCTTAAGCGACATCATGGAATCCATCGGGGAACTCAAATTCTACCGGCAAAGGCTTTTCGTGAAACCCGAAGACCTTCAAAAGGTATGA
- a CDS encoding ribonuclease H-like domain-containing protein has translation MSLIEQTFIHLDGIGHRTERRLWDRGIRTWRDFLDRNRMVFSPGRDAAIRGVLKESIAHRDDPGWFWERLPAQETWRLFGDFGHDACYLDIETAGLDFGMDEITVIGLYGKRGPESFVAGFNLDDFEAAVADYGMVVTFNGAGFDLPFIRRAFPNIWLPKAHIDLRFVLRKLGLTGGLKKIEHETGISRSADIDGLNGLDAVYLWRNWQNGDRESLDRLVAYNRADAENLEPLMNLAFERLLARNIPPKD, from the coding sequence TTGAGCCTCATCGAACAAACATTCATCCATCTTGACGGCATCGGGCACAGGACCGAAAGGCGGCTGTGGGACAGGGGAATCCGCACGTGGCGGGATTTTCTCGACCGGAACAGGATGGTGTTTTCCCCCGGCAGAGACGCCGCCATCAGGGGTGTGCTGAAGGAAAGCATTGCGCACCGGGATGATCCGGGCTGGTTCTGGGAAAGGCTTCCGGCCCAGGAAACCTGGCGTCTTTTCGGCGATTTCGGCCACGACGCGTGTTACCTCGACATCGAAACCGCTGGCCTTGATTTCGGCATGGACGAAATTACCGTCATCGGCCTGTATGGAAAGCGCGGCCCGGAAAGCTTCGTGGCGGGCTTTAACCTCGATGATTTCGAGGCGGCTGTGGCCGATTACGGGATGGTCGTAACCTTCAACGGGGCAGGATTCGATCTCCCCTTCATAAGGCGGGCCTTTCCCAACATCTGGCTTCCCAAGGCCCACATCGACCTAAGGTTCGTGCTGCGTAAGCTGGGCCTTACGGGTGGATTGAAAAAAATCGAGCACGAAACGGGGATTTCCAGGTCAGCCGACATAGACGGTCTAAACGGCCTGGACGCGGTGTATCTGTGGCGCAACTGGCAAAACGGGGACAGGGAGTCCCTGGACCGGCTGGTGGCCTACAACCGGGCGGACGCCGAAAACCTCGAACCCCTGATGAATCTGGCCTTCGAGCGTCTCCTCGCCCGGAACATCCCCCCGAAGGATTGA